A single region of the Theileria annulata chromosome 4, complete sequence, *** SEQUENCING IN PROGRESS *** genome encodes:
- a CDS encoding 50S ribosomal protein L21, putative (Tap579b07.q1c.cand.33 - score = 37.83;~SMART pfam:Ribosomal_L21p (PF00829) at aa 202-299, E()=1.60e-07) has protein sequence MFNTLSLFLRNNIFSQFSKLKGNSYFSTNAFRASLIGTHSNFNIPTFLRLQTPLYYDKRSIVINKPRRQIGHKFVIGKHKRAKVNPPRVPIHPNKDVDKDMNLFETYRDLKLRWKRTTRSRKNRLRIARKWRQPYYFNPTNQPTCMFVLHENLPRTRTDKPPEMNHDKEYVPGKIELDESHNFQVYPPDSVVQDIKNLKTETFCIFKSSPLHQHKVTKGDVVQIERLKRKNAGDKVTFGTVLLVGSKYWTIIGKPTVPYAKVHATIEQQTLCGEQLSFRYRKSRRISKFLRVRHWVTVLRIDDIVVDPSIEINTEHKPSRLLDLWSNRWLYTEELEDIDKTKSESEQIYDGLEHETGYYNKLGLTESYRWYPDPYSKYKWK, from the exons ATGTTCAACACATTATCTTTGTTTTTGAGAAATAACATTTTCAGCCAGTTTTCTAAACTCAAAG GAAATTCTTATTTTTCGACAAATGCTTTTAGAGCATCTCTCATCGGTACACATTctaatttcaatattcCGACTTTTTTAAGGCTTCAAACCCCGTTATATTATGATAAGAGGAGCATAGTAATTAATAAACCTAGGCGCCAAATAGGCCATAAATTCGTTA TTGGCAAACATAAAAGAGCAAAAGTAAACCCACCTAGGGTTCCAATTCATCCAAATAAAGATGTTGATAAAGATATGAACCTTTTTGAAACATACAGAGACTTAAAATTGAGATGGAAAAGAACAACAAGGTCTAGGAAAAATAGGCTCAGAATAGCAAGGAAGTGGAGACAACCTTACTACTTCAATCCAACAAATCAGCCAACATGTATGTTCGTTCTCCACGAAAACCTTCCGAGAACAAGAACAGATAAACCTCCAGAAATGAACCATGATAAG GAATATGTGCCGGGGAAAATTGAGCTTGACGAGTCCCATAATTTTCAAGTTTATCCACCAGACTCGGTTGTCCAGGATATAAAAAACCTCAAAACTGAAACTTTTTGTATATTCAAATCTAGCCCACTTCACCAACACAAG GTCACAAAAGGAGACGTGGTTCAAATTGAAAGACTAAAGCGCAAGAATGCAG GGGACAAGGTGACATTTGGAACTGTGCTATTAGTTGGCTCAAAGTACTGGACAATAATTGGAAAACCAAC GGTACCTTATGCTAAAGTACATGCTACAATTGAGCAACAG ACTCTTTGTGGAGAACAATTGAGTTTCAGATACAGGAAATCCAGGagaatttcaaaatttttaag GGTTCGTCATTGGGTAACTGTTTTGAGGATCGATGATATCGTAGTGGATCCTTCAATTGag ATCAACACTGAACACAAACCATCAAGGTTACTTGACCTCTGGTCGAACAGATGGCTATACACTGAGGAGCTGGAAGATATTGATAAAACCAAAAGTGAATCAGAAC AAATTTATGATGGTCTTGAACACGAAACTGGATACTATAACAAGCTTGGATTGACTGAATCGTACAGGTGGTATCCTGACCCTTACTCCAAGTATaaatggaaataa
- a CDS encoding uncharacterized protein (Tap579b07.q1c.C.cand.119 - score = 55.31;~SMART RIO (SM00090) at aa 65-288, E()=5.87e-52), translating into MKLDPSHFCYLTNTEFRVLTAIEIGMRNHQYIPLSLITTTANLRSVGMSKVISSLLKAKLIVHCGKVYDGYKLTFLGLDYLALRALSKRGVIASVGRRIGVGKEADVHLCKDTSDNLVVLKFHRLGRISFRSVKNNRDYMGNRKHASWMYLSQLAAKKEYSYLSNLYEESFPVPEPIDFNRHVIAMRFIDGIPLSQVKEMGNPMKVLHILMDLIVKLARLGIIHGDFNEFNLMIDEDGNKVTVIDFPQVISVYHENAQFYFERDVKSVVEMYKRKFKIEVVEFPSFLDVVKTVDKSKVEKLKVDITNVDDEFLRDVFQNLRQEGVEGEVDPESVVEDIEEMKLEKEYYEIKEIDSDEDDLQDDGEDDLEEEEDEQTEDDSDSKDPEEDESGESDEFEDGTDEENPNQIQIWKPHVKRCVTYLKSIFRVGNKACGRRLKSRSRNKAKSESKKDMKQRKIKDSINNIKDMW; encoded by the exons ATGAAGCTAGATCCGTCACATTTTTGTTACTTGACCAATACTGAATTCCGAGTTCTCACAGCTATAGAGATAGGAATGAGGAATCATCAGTATATTCCACTTAGCCTTATAACAACGACCGCAAATTTAAGGTCTGTGGGCATGAGCAAGGTCATATCATCTCTTTTGAAGGCAAAATTGATAGTTCACTGCGGGAAAGTATATGATGGATATAAGTTGACCTTTTTAGGATTGGATTACCTTGCTCTAAGAGCTTTGTCTAAAAGAGGAGTTATCGCATCAGTTGGCAGAAGAATAGGTGTCGGAAAGGAGGCTGATGTTCATTTGTGTAAAGATACTTCTGATAATTTAGTGGTCCTAAAGTTCCATAGACTAG gaaGAATTTCGTTCCGTTcagtaaaaaataatagaGACTATATGGGTAATAGAAAACACGCAAGTTGGATGTATCTGTCGCAGCTTGCAGCTAAAAAGGAgtattcatatttatcaaatctGTACGAGGAGTCATTCCCAGTACCCGAGCCAATTGACTTTAATAGGCACGTTATCGCAATGAGGTTTATTGACGGTATACCCCTTTCGCAG GTAAAGGAGATGGGCAACCCGATGAAAGTTTTGCATATATTAATGGACTTGATAGTTAAGTTGGCGAGACTAGGTATTATACACGGCGATTTTAACGAATTTAACCTAATGATAGACGAGGATGGAAATAAGGTCACAGTAATAG ATTTCCCACAAGTTATCTCAGTTTACCACGAGAACGCACAATTCTACTTCGAGAGGGACGTGAAGTCAGTGGTGGAAATGTACAAGAGGAAGTTTAAAATAGAAGTTGTGGAGTTCCCAAG CTTCCTTGATGTTGTTAAAACAGTGGACAAGTCCAAGGTTGAGAAACTGAAAGTGGACATTACCAACGTTGACGATGAATTTTTAAGAGATGTGTTTCAAAATCTCCGTCAAGAG GGAGTTGAAGGTGAAGTGGATCCTGAGTCGGTAGTTGAGGATATAGAAGAAATGAAACTTGAAAAGGAGTATTATGAAATCAAAGAAATAGACTCTGATGAGGATGATCTTCAAGATGACGGTGAAGATGATCTTGAAGAAGAAGAGGATGAACAAACTGAAGATGATAGTGATAGTAAGGATCCAGAAGAAGATGAAAGTGGTGAAAGTGACGAATTCGAAGATGGTACTGATGAAGAAAATCCTAACCAAATTCAGATTTGGAAGCCTCACGTTAAAAGGTGTGTTActtatttaaaatctatttTTAGAGTTGGAAACAAAGCATGTGGCAGAAGACTTAAATCGCGAAGCAGGAACAAGGCAAAATCAGAGTCAAAGAAAGATATGAAGCAAAGGAAGATAAAAGATAGCATAAATAACATAAAAGATATGTGGTGA
- a CDS encoding uncharacterized protein (SMART pfam:UPF0160 (PF03690) at aa 1-334, E()=1.30e-63) yields MKKIGTHNGFFHSDEALAVYMLKLLPEYRDAEVVRTRDPEVLETCDVVVDVGAVYGNYLCITDFQTQRDIGKVEALKNFRYDHHQRDFKDFFDEEHEVTKLSSAGLVYKHFSKRLFKEVYKVADEETVEYLYKSIYDKFIEGMDAIDNGVPMCDGELKYKTNTDLSCRVSRLNPSWIDSDVADVDERFMKAVELTGQEFEYFVNNALNVILPAKALLHKALDQRFQTHRSGKVIEVRKSCPFSEFLYKHEEENNVPDEDRVLFYLTFDDASKQWRSTCIREKGSQFKSRLPFPEHLRGISYITKMRSRTQRPGPGEGIWNTRFNLYSRNRVHMWREDESIFKFK; encoded by the exons ATGAAAAAAATAGGTACACATAACGGATTTTTCCACTCAGATGAAGCATTGGCAGTCTACATGCTTAAACTCTTGCCAGAATATAGAGATGCAGAGGTAGTGAGAACTAGAGATCCAGAGGTGTTAGAAACATGTGATGTCGTGGTCGACGTGGGAGCAGTTTATGGtaattatttatgtataaCAGATTTTCAGACCCAAAGAGACATAGGTAAAGTTGAAGCGCTCAAAAACTTCAGATATGACCACCACCAAAGGGATTTTAAGGATTTCTTCGACGAGGAACACGAAGTAACAAAACTTAGTTCAGCAGGACTCGTTTACAAACATTTCTCGAAACGACTGTTTAAGGAAGTTTATAAAGTTGCGGATGAAGAAACAGTTGAATATCTGTACAAATCAATCTACGACAAGTTTATAGAAGGAATGGATGCAATAGATAACGGAGTCCCGATGTGCGACGGAGAACTCAAATACAAAACGAATACGGATCTGTCATGTAGAGTATCTAGGCTAAACCCATCATGGATAGACAGTGATGTTGCCGACGTTGAT GAGAGGTTTATGAAGGCTGTTGAACTGACTGGTCAGGAATTCGA gtACTTTGTCAATAACGCTTTGAAT GTCATTTTGCCAGCGAAAGCTCTACTTCATAAGGCGCTGGACCAGAGGTTCCAAACACATAGATCGGGAAAAGTGATAGAAGTTAGGAAGTCGTGCCCATTCTCA gAATTTTTGTACAAGCATGAAGAGGAAAATAACGTTCCTGATGAAGATAGAGTACTCTTTTATCTAACTTTCGATGACGCATCAAAACAATG GAGGTCAACGTGTATAAGAGAAAAGGGTTCTCAGTTCAAATCACGACTACCATTTCCTGAACATCTAAGAGGTATTTCATACATAACTAAAATGAGGTCCAGGACTCAGAGACCAGGACCTGGAGAAGGCATCTGGAATACCAGATTTAACCTTTATTCACGCAACCGGGTTCACATGTGGAGGGAAGACGaaagtatatttaaatttaaataa
- a CDS encoding uncharacterized protein (Tap579b07.q1c.cand.31 - score = 26.23), which translates to MSQLLIKRNRILSSQSVDSQPSPSPDDIRGRLFIEGLDDLESESDIECVFKTSGFLKLLLLSINPSQTRNLPTSKISEGMGIQSNSSYYVHFVFKPEYLMIQSMMEGQSMYTCISISKEHLNKYTFMNNLPQNMNTVDVAVPLKPILICIGMYSQNSELSLSYNTEDKQIVLKGNCTDYDRFKYSSDVGQHLFCRLKTILASPLNIPFEDLFFNIEKYDYFTISPKILYSCIYDITTDSSSTRMILEVTPPTPNSPHVLGMTRENSVIIVQWDFSLDKNIFEDFKITKNHLYKYSTKCMHCVTNGLKISNKCKVMIKENGALLIRSYISWNISEEISLYYYVCPFVDKKLN; encoded by the exons atgtcCCAACTTCTGATTAAAAGGAACCGAATTTTAAGTTCTCAATCAGTAGATTCACAACCTTCTCCTTCCCCTGATGATATTAGGGGTCGGCTTTTCATAGAAGGATTAGATGACTTAGAATCGGAGTCTGATATTGAATGTGTATTCAAGACTTCTggatttttaaaattattattactttcAATAAACCCAAGTCAAA CCAGGAATCTACCAACTTCTAAGATTTCTGAAGGGATGGGAATCCAATCGAATTCATCATATTATGTACATTTCGTTTTTAAACCTGAGT ATTTAATGATACAGTCGATGATGGAAGGTCAATCTATGTACACATGTATAAGCATCTCGAAAGAACACCTAAACAAATATACATTCATGAACAACTTGCCTCAAAACATGAATACAGTCGATGTTGCAGTTCCACTTAAGccaattttaatttgtatcGGAATGTATTCTCAAAAC AGTGAGTTATCTCTGTCCTACAACACTGAGGACAAacaaattgttttaaagGGAAATTGTACGGACTATGACCGGTTTAAATACTCTAGTGACGTTGGGCAGCATTTATTTTGCAGATTGAAAACCATTTTAGCATCCCCg CTCAATATCCCCTTCGAGGACCTCTTCTTCAATATTGAGAAGTACGATTATTTTACCATATCT CCTAAGATTTTGTACTCTTGCATTTATGATATTACCACCGACTCCAGTTCCACAAGGATGATTTTGGAGGTTACTCCTCCCACCCCAAACTCCCCTCATGTTCTCGGCATG ACGAGGGAGAACTCAGTGATTATCGTCCAGTGGGACTTTTCACTTGACAAGAATATTTTCGAGGACTTCAAAATCACCAAAAACCACCTGTACAAGTACTCCACCAAGTGTATGCACTGTGTTACAAACGGACTGAAGATTTCAAACAAGTGCAAGGTGATGATAAAGGAGAACGGCGCTCTTTTAATAAGGTCATATATAAGTTGGAACATTTCTGAAGAGATTAGTTTGTACTATTACGTTTGTCCTTTCGTCGACAAGAAgctaaattaa
- a CDS encoding glycoprotease, putative (Tap579b07.q1c.C.cand.121 - score = 49.00;~SMART 1 transmembrane domain at aa 5-27; pfam:Peptidase_M22 (PF00814) at aa 97-403, E()=5.90e-56;~1 probable transmembrane helix predicted for TA11230 by TMHMM2.0 at aa 5-27;~Signal peptide predicted for TA11230 by SignalP 2.0 HMM (Signal peptide probability 0.846, signal anchor probability 0.000) with cleavage site probability 0.372 between residues 17 and 18) — protein MKFLIISTCILFVCNYCKFSYFLVLGIRESRIRFLKKYSFLDPNHRRILKEIQNEDNVYDVLGDSCRKSPPLYSTYSEYLRDNQVIQIEQEPKSLKNILSIETSFDDTCIAVVRSDGKILSDKKLSQEEVVKEYGGIKPVCAKLEHIKKIESLTDKVIEESGLKIQDIDEIAVTRGPGTELCLRVGYNYAKELSEKYKIPLVSENHIAGHCLSPLIDEHQFKYTVEGTPIKSNDLKFPYLCLLLSGGHSQIYLVENPSKFHLMCETQDEFVGNVLDKCAKLLGLDLSKGGGAELEKIADEVSDSKYKLTIPNKYNHYMEFCFSGVQSQLGLKTEQLVKSHNVEDAKRLPRKILSELAYGLQSTVFEGILIQLEMSLNAVETLFPINQLALVGGVASNDKLKKMILDLFYLRDESVRFSEQEMFLTRTKNMVKRYCKIGGNYLTSGNPYYKFFQDFVKNVTNLEDFIYYLCNPELYPEVLVPGYIIKIGKEHKRELYKSMLCTYFDLIGLKNVFKIKHKIGKYFKSFELIKPSKRILNLIENDSKFTLPLRRHGDEISDRRWDLYTTSKKYCTDNAVMIGFSLIQKNRMGIKEINSPEKINGKDVAPRWDLGTRKNWELLSDICKLDSLIK, from the exons atgaaatttttaataatctcaacttgtatattatttgtatgtaactactgtaaattttcttattttttgGTACTAGGGATTCGAGAATCCAGAATCCGgtttctaaaaaaatattccTTTTTAGACCCAAACCATCGAAGAATCCTCAAGGAAATACAAAATGAAGATAATGTGTATGATGTTTTAGGAGATTCTTGCAGAAAATCTCCTCCCTTATACTCGACTTACTCTGAGTATCTAAGAGATAACCAAGTCATTCAAATTGAGCAAGAACCCAAAAGTTTGAAGAATATATTGTCAATAGAAACAAGTTTTGATGATACCTGCATAGCAGTTGTGAGAAG TGATGGGAAGATTCTCTcagataaaaaattaagcCAAGAAGAAGTAGTTAAAGAATATGGAGGAATAAAACCAGTTTGTGCTAAATTAGAAcatataaaaaaaattgaaaGCCTCACGGATAAAGTAATTGAAGAATCAG GACTTAAAATTCAAGATATAGATGAAATCGCAGTAACAAGAGGACCAGGAACAGAGTTATGTTTGAGAGTAGGTTACAATTATGCAAAGGAACTGTCtgaaaaatacaaaatacCCCTAGTGTCAGAGAACCATATAGCTGGACATTGTTTATCGCCACTAATTGACGAACACCAATTCAAGTACACAGTTGAAGGAACCCCAATTAAATCGAAC GACTTGAAATTCCCATACCTCTGTCTGTTGCTTTCAGGAGGCCACTCTCAGATTTATTTGGTGGAAAATCCCTCAAAGTTCCATTTAATGTGCGAAACACAGGATGAATTTGTAGGAAACGTCCTGGACAAGTGCGCAAA GCTGCTAGGTCTTGATTTGTCGAAAGGGGGAGGGGCTGAGTTGGAAAAAATAGCAGATGAAGTTAGTGACTCAAAGTACAAATTGACAATCCCAAACAAGTACAACCATTATATGGAATTTTG CTTTTCCGGAGTTCAGTCACAATTGGGGTTAAAGACGGAACAACTTGTAAAGAGCCATAATGTGGAAGATGCAAAGCGACTTCCTAGAAAAATATTGAGTGAACTGGCATATGGATTGCAATCAA cGGTTTTTGAGGGTATTTTGATCCAGCTGGAAATGTCGCTTAATGCCGTGGAAACCTTGTTTCCAATAAACCAGTTGGCACTAGTTGGAG gAGTTGCATCTAACGATAAGCTTAAAAAAATGATCCtggatttattttacttgAGAGATGAATCTGTTCGATTTTCCGAGCAGGAGATGTTCTTGACAAGAACTAAAAATATGGTTAAAAGATATTGCAAAATTGGAGGAAATTACTTAACCTCAGGAAATCCATACTATAAATTTTTCCAAGACTTCGTCAAGAATGTAACCAACTTGGaagattttatatattacttGTGTAACCCTGAGCTGTACCCTGAAGTTTTAGTCCCGGgatatattatcaaaattgGAAAAGAACACAAAAGAGAGTTGTATAAATCAATGCTGTGTACATACTTTGATCTAATAGGCCTGAAGAATGTATTCAAGATAAAGCACAAAATAGgcaaatattttaaatcatttgaaCTGATTAAACCATCtaaaagaattttaaatttaattgaaaatgataGTAAATTCACTCTCCCCCTAAGAAGACATGGAGATGAAATCTCAGATAGAAGATGGGACCTTTATACAACCAGTAAGAAATATTGTACCGATAATGCAGTAATGATAGGATTCAGTCTAATTCAGAAAAACAG AATGGGAATAAAGGAGATCAATAGCcctgaaaaaataaatggCAAGGATGTTGCTCCTAGGTGGGACTTGGGAACAAGGAAAAACTGGGAATTACTATCAGATATATGTAAACTAGActcattaataaaataa
- a CDS encoding 30S ribosomal protein S10-like protein, putative (Tap579b07.q1c.cand.30 - score = 26.82;~SMART pfam:Ribosomal_S10 (PF00338) at aa 204-301, E()=2.50e-03), with product MFFVFFILSFYNLTEILLNAEFVVSLNVISSLKTSKIAFNTHEDFNNTKFKNTSEIKVDSGYKPFSFITNCWNFNTFNTKPEHKIQTNVKKHNKTCKINRNLKLFLDRNDQHTNSYGTQRDSRESEDHLENYNEDKFVNNGEELEEVGKDEVRKLGKRSRLKFSDYFISTPPWSAADDLRVPYMMNKEDLTLSLEKWPENCFLRVKIYSYYRHLASLAVKRIQLGLKDIPNLKVTNPMALPMRRKRWCYLSSPFVDKRSKDLIEIQEHVRVVDIVPVDKGNPRNFTGLLMVPMPEFVSFDYWFEEVHKPVKSRLIHDLFKDRKWVSKYFLYHRDKHEKKDLIDKLTSPELVNEIPLRWKRKHKLDYFFLQLCELRKLYNFVVTRKAEDEARRFYNVKMPDIWQVDDVRFIGTQEDRRFDPDYTNVDKL from the coding sequence atgttttttgtgttttttattttatccttCTATAATTTAACTGAGATTCTACTCAACGCCGAGTTTGTTGTATcattaaatgttatttcTTCCCTAAAAACTAGTAAAATAGCTTTCAACACCCATGAAGACtttaataatacaaaattcAAAAACACATCTGAGATCAAAGTGGATTCAGGATACAAACCTTTCTCATTTATAACAAATTGTTGGAATTTTAACACTTTTAACACAAAACCCGAACataaaatacaaacaaatgttaaaaaacataacaaaacttgtaaaataaatcgCAATTTGAAATTGTTCCTTGATAGAAATGATCAACACACAAATTCATATGGTACTCAGAGAGATTCTAGAGAATCCGAAGACcatttagaaaattataatgaagataaatttgtaaataatgGTGAGGAACTTGAAGAAGTAGGTAAGGATGAGGTACGCAAGCTTGGCAAGAGATCGAGATTGAAGTTTTCTGATTATTTCATCTCGACGCCTCCATGGTCAGCAGCAGATGATCTCAGGGTTCCATACATGATGAATAAAGAAGATTTGACACTTTCTTTGGAAAAATGGCCTGAGAATTGCTTTCTCAGAGTGAAAATATACTCGTACTATAGGCATCTGGCCAGCCTGGCTGTAAAGAGAATACAGCTAGGATTAAAGGATATCCCTAATCTCAAGGTTACTAATCCCATGGCACTACCTATGAGGAGGAAAAGATGGTGTTACCTATCATCTCCATTTGTGGACAAGAGATCTAAGGACCTTATTGAGATCCAAGAGCACGTAAGGGTAGTGGATATTGTCCCTGTGGATAAAGGGAACCCAAGGAATTTCACAGGTTTACTTATGGTTCCCATGCCGGAATTCGTTAGCTTTGATTACTGGTTTGAAGAGGTTCACAAACCTGTCAAGAGTAGGCTGATCCATGACCTTTTTAAGGACAGGAAATGGGTCTCCAAATATTTCCTATATCACAGGGATAAGCATGAGAAGAAGGATCTCATCGACAAGTTGACATCGCCTGAACTGGTTAATGAAATACCTTTGCGGTGGAAAAGAAAGCACAAACTGGACTATTTTTTCTTACAGCTTTGCGAATTGAGGAAACTTTACAATTTCGTCGTCACCAGGAAAGCTGAGGATGAAGCTCGCAGGTTTTATAACGTGAAGATGCCGGATATTTGGCAGGTCGACGACGTAAGGTTCATTGGAACGCAAGAGGACAGACGGTTCGACCCTGACTACACTAACGTGGACAAGCtttag
- a CDS encoding RNAse L inhibitor protein, putative (Tap579b07.q1c.cand.29 - score = 60.91;~SMART pfam:RLI (PF04088) at aa 19-50, E()=3.90e-12; pfam:fer4 (PF00037) at aa 61-84, E()=6.00e-08; AAA (SM00382) at aa 115-317, E()=6.08e-07; 405-577, E()=2.25e-10) has protein sequence MKRQDKAKPNESGMGENKLRIAIVSSDKCKPKKCRQECKRTCPVTKTGKQCIEVDPTSKIAFISEHLCIGCGICVKKCPFEAITIINLPRDLGKDTTHRFGPNSFKLHRLPVPRPGQVLGLVGTNGIGKSTALKVLSGKLKPNLGKFDSPPEWSEILQYFRGSELQGYFTKMLEDNLTTAVKPQYVDNIPKQVISPLNLLFQVGGLVGDILEAKDKRGIGQDLIVTLELSHLLSRKVSELSGGELQRFAICVAILCDADVLMFDEPSSYLDIKQRIIAARVIRQCIHHERYIIVVEHDLSVLDYLSDYVCCLWGKPSVYGVVTSPFSVREGINIFLDGNFNLLRKNCLGFVPTENLRFREDSLSFKVSTDVDLEEVESIHCYKYPQLDKKLGSFSLTVMPGDFNDSEIIVLLGENGTGKTTFIKMLAGKLQPDNADYEDLMPKLSVSYKPQKLSVKFDGTLRQLFHSKIRESFLSPIFQADVVKPMQIDNILDQQLKNLSGGELQRAAIILVLGTPADIYLIDEPSAYLDSEQRIVASRVIKRFTLYKKKTTFIVEHDFIMATYLANRVIVFEGQPGITATALSPEPLATGFNRFLKSLDVTFRRDPTNFRPRINKYDSVKDKEQKACGLYFTMDT, from the exons ATGAAGAGGCAAGATAAAGCCAAACCTAATGAATCTGGAATGGGAGAAAATAAACTCCGTATTGCCATAGTATCATCAGATAAATGTAAACCAAAAAAATGTAGGCAGGAATGCAAACGCACATGCCCTGTTACAAAAACAG GAAAGCAGTGCATAGAAGTTGATCCAACAAGTAAAATCGCATTTATTTCAGAACATCTTTGTATCGGTTGTGGTATTTGCGTTAAAAAGTGTCCATTCGAAGCTATTACAATCATTAACTTACCCCGGGATTTAGGGAAGGACACTACACATAGATTCGGACCAAATTCATTCAAGTTACACAGACTTCCAGTGCCAAGACCAGGACAG GTTTTGGGGCTGGTTGGTACGAATGGAATAGGAAAATCGACAGCACTCAAGGTGTTGTCTGGTAAATTAAAACCAAATCTGGGCAAATTTGACTCGCCGCCAGAATGGTCAGAGATTTTGCAATATTTTCGGGGTTCTGAACTCCAAGGATATTTCACAAAGATGCTGGAAGATAACTTAACAACGGCAGTGAAGCCTCAATACGTGGACAATATACCCAAACAAGTAATTTCGCccttaaatttattgtttcAGGTGGGAGGTTTGGTTGGAGACATACTGGAAGCGAAAGATAAGAGAGGTATAGGACAGGACTTGATAGTAACACTGGAATTATCACACCTTTTATCGAGAAAAGTCTCAGAATTATCGGGAGGAGAACTCCAGAGATTTGCAATATGCGTGGCAATACTGTGTGACGCAGATGTTCTGATGTTCGACGAACCGAGCAGCTACCTCGACATCAAACAGAGGATAATTGCTGCTAGAGTAATTCGCCAATGCATACATCACGAAAGATACATAATTGTGGTAGAACACGATCTCTCTGTTCTAGACTACCTCTCAGATTATGTTTGTTGCCTTTGGGGGAAACCGTCAGTGTACGGAGTTGTAACTTCACCCTTTAGCGTCAGAGAAGGGATTAATATCTTTCTGGACggtaattttaatcttttacgaaaaaattgtttagGATTTGTTCCAACTGAAAATTTAAGGTTTAGAGAAGACTCTTTGTCCTTTAAAGTCTCAACGGACGTTGATTTGGAAGAAGTCGAG AGTATCCACTGCTACAAATATCCACAATTGGATAAAAAACTTGGATCATTCTCACTTACAGTTATGCCTGGCGACTTCAACGATTCTGAAATTATTGTTCTGCTTGGTGAAAACGGAACAGGAAAAACAACCTTCATAAA AATGCTCGCCGGTAAATTACAACCGGACAACGCTGATTATGAAGACTTAATGCCAAAGTTATCAGTAAGTTACAAGCCACAGAAACTCTCTGTCAAATTCGATGGAACACTAAGACAGCTATTCCATTCAAAAATCAGAGAATCATTTCTCTCCCCAATTTTCCAAGCGGATGTTGTTAAACCAATGCAAATTGACAATATCTTGGACCAACAATTAAAGAATTTGTCTGGTGGAGAGTTGCAAAGAGCCGCCATAATTTTGGTATTGGGGACTCCTGCAGATATTTACCTAATTGATGAACCATCTGCCTATCTCGACTCCGAACAGCGTATAGTTGCAAGCAGGGTTATAAAAAG gtTCACTTTATACAAGAAGAAAACCACATTCATAGTTGAGCATGACTTTATTATGGCCACATACCTGGCAAACAGAGTCATTGTTTTTGAAGGTCAACCCGG aatCACTGCAACCGCACTAAGTCCAGAACCCCTGGCCACCGGGTTCAACAGATTTTTGAAGTCGCTGGATGTAACATTTAGAAGGGATCCTACAAACTTTAGACCCagaataaacaaatatGATTCCGTCAAAGATAAAGAACAGAAGGCCTGTGGATTGTATTTTACAATGGATACCTGA